One window of the Pan troglodytes isolate AG18354 chromosome 12, NHGRI_mPanTro3-v2.0_pri, whole genome shotgun sequence genome contains the following:
- the FAHD2A gene encoding fumarylacetoacetate hydrolase domain-containing protein 2A, which translates to MLVSGRRRLLTVLLQAQKWPFQPSRDMRLVQFRAPHLVGPHLGLETGNGGGVINLSAFDPTLPKTMTQFLEQGEATLSVARRALAAQLPVLPRSEVTFLAPVTRPDKVVCVGMNYVDHCKEQNVPVPKEPIIFSKFASSIVGPYDEVVLPPQSQEVDWEVELAVVIGKKGKHIKATDAMAHVAGFTVAHDVSARDWQMRRNGKQWLLGKTFDTFCPLGPALVTKDSVADPHNLKICCRVNGEVVQSSNTNQMVFKIEDLIAWVSQFVTFYPGDVILTGTPPGVGVFRKPPVFLKKGDEVQCEIEELGVIINKVV; encoded by the exons ATGCTGGTGTCTGGTAGAAGAAGGTTACTCACAGTTCTGCTGCAGGCTCAGAAGTGGCCCTTTCAACCCTCCAGAGACATGAGACTAGTGCAGTTCCGGGCACCCCACCTGGTGGGGCCTCACTTGGGCCTGGAGACAGGGAATGGTGGAGGGGTTATCAACCTCAGTGCCTTTGACCCCACACTCCCGAAGACGATGACGCAGTTCCTAGAGCAGGGAGAGGCCACCCTCTCAGTGGCAAGAAG AGCCCTGGCTGCCCAGTTGCCAGTCCTACCACGGTCGGAGGTAACCTTCCTGGCTCCAGTCACACGACCAGATAAGGTGGTGTGTGTGGGCATGAATTATGTGGACCACTGCAAAGAACAGAACGTGCCTGTGCCCAAGGAGCCCATCATCTTCAGCAAGTTTGCCAGCTCCATCGTGGGGCCCTATGATGAGGTGGTCCTCCCACCACAGAGCCAG GAGGTAGATTGGGAAGTGGAGCTGGCCGTGGTCATTGGAAAGAAAGGCAAGCACATCAAG GCCACAGATGCTATGGCCCACGTGGCCGGCTTCACTGTGGCTCATGACGTGAGTGCTCGTGACTGGCAAATGAGACGTAATGGGAAACAATGGCTGCTGGGAAAAACCTTCGACACCTTCTGCCCTCTGGGCCCTGCCTTGGTGACCAAGGACAGTGTAGCAG ATCCACACAACTTAAAGATCTGCTGCCGAGTGAATGGGGAAGTGGTCCAGAGCAGCAACACCAACCAGATGGTATTCAAGATAGAGGACCTGATAGCCTGGGTCTCCCA GTTTGTTACCTTTTACCCAGGGGATGTCATCCTAACTGGGACCCCCCCAGGTGTCGGTGTATTCAGGAAACCTCCTGTCTTTCTCAAG AAGGGGGATGAAGTCCAGTGTGAGATTGAAGAACTAGGTGTCATCATCAACAAGGTGGTGTGA